A window of Variovorax paradoxus genomic DNA:
CGCGCCGTCGTCGCTCACCTCGATCACGATGTTGCCGCCGTGGTGCTGCGCCGACAGCAGCAGCTGGCCGGTGGCGTCCTTGCCCTTGGCCAGGCGCACGTCGGGCGTCTCGATGCCGTGGTCCAGGCTGTTGCGCACCAGGTGCGTGAGCGGGTCGACGATGCGTTCGATCAGGCCCTTGTCGAGCTCGGTTTCCTTGCCGTAGGTGTCCAGGCGCACCTGCTTGCCCAGTTTGGCGCTGACATCGCGGATCACGCGTGGGAAGCGGCTGAACACGTAGTCCATCGGCATCATGCGGATGGACATCACCGATTCCTGCAGGTCGCGCGCGTTGCGCTCCAGGTGGCCGAGGCCGCTGAGGAAACGCTCGTAGGCCACCGGGTCGAGCATGGTCGCGGCCTGCGTGAGCATCGACTGCGTGATGACGAGTTCGCCCACGAGGTTGATGAGCTGGTCGACCTTCTCGACGTCGACGCGGATGGAGCTGGATTCCTTGGTGCCTGCGGCCGCGGCGGGCGCCGCCGTCGCGGCCGGCGCGGCTGGTGCGGCCTGCGCGACGGGTGCCGCGGCAGCGACCACGGCCGGCGCCTTCGCGGGCGCTTCGGCGGCGGGGGCCGGCGCCGCGGGTTCCGGCGCCACCACGGCGGCGGCCGCTTCGCGCGTGATGTCGATCTGCGATTCGTCGATGACGAAGCAGCACACGGCGACGATGTCGTCGGGATCGCAGGTGGTCTCGAGCAGCACCGTCAGCTGGTCGTTGCTGCGCGTGCGCGACAGCACCTTGCCGAGGTTGGAGAGTTCGCCCGCGAGCAGGTCGCACTCGCTGTCGGACAGGCGGGCGAAGCGGATGCGCAGCACGCCGTCGCCGGCGGGCACCGCGGCCTCGGCCGGTGCGGCCGCCGCGACGGGAGCAGGCGCCGGTGCCGCCACGGGCGCAGCCGCTGCAGTGGCGGCCGCGTGCGCCGCAAGGCTTTCGTCGCCGCTTTCCAGCGCGAGTTGCTGAAGCACGCCGCAGATGTGCGCGACCATGTCAGGGTTCGGCTCCTGGCCGGCCTGGTATGCGGTGAGTTGTTCTTGCAAGGCGTCCTTCGTTTCCAGAAATGCATCGATCATTCGACCGTTCAGGCTCAGCTGCCCGTGGCGGGCGCGGTCCAGAAGCGTTTCGAGCACGTGCGTGGTGTTGGTCAAGGCGGTGAAACCGAACGTCGCCGCACCGCCCTTGATGGAGTGCGCGGCGCGGAAGATGGCATTGAGCTGCTCGCTGTCGGGCGCCTCGACGTCGAGGTCCAGCAGCAGTTGCTCCATCTCCGCGAGAAGCTCGATGGCTTCGACGAAGAATGCCTGGGTGAATTGACTGAGGTCCATCTCTTTGCTCCGGGCCGGCGCTGGCGCCGTCCCCTGGGTTGTCTGCGTTGTTATTCCGTCGTCGCAGCCGGTGCTTCCGTCGCCACCGGCGCCGTCACTGCCACTGGCGCGGGCGTTTGCGCTGGCAATGCCGCGGCAGCCTTGGGCGCCGCGCCTGCGGGAGTCAGCTTGCCGACGCGCATGCTGCCGCCGTCGCTGCTGTTCTCGCGCTCGATGCGCTCCTGGGTACGGCGGTTGAGCAGGATGATGCTGATGCGCCGGTTGATGGGGTTGCGCGGCTCCGCCCGGTCCAGGTGCATGCTGTCGGCCAGCCCGATGACGCGCAGCACCTTGCCCTCCGTCAAGCCGCCGACCACCAGCTCGCGGCGCGAGGCGTTGGCGCGGTCGGCCGACAGCTCCCAGTTGCCGTACGAGCGGTCGTTGTTGTAGACGATGGCGTCGGTGTGCCCCGACAGCGTGAGCTTGTTGGGCAGGCCGTTGAGCGCCGGGGCCAGTTCGCGCAGGATGGCGCGCATGTGCGGCACCACGCGGGCGCTGGCCAGCTCGAACATCGGGCGGTTCTCGGTGTCCACGATCTGCAGGCGCAGGCCTTCGGTGGTGATGTCGATGAGGATCTGCGAGCGGAACTGCTGGAACACCGGGCTCTTCTCGATCAGCTCGTCGAGCTTTTTCTTCATCTCGGCCAGCCGGGTCGCGTCGGCTTCTTCCTCGGCATCGGCCTGCTTGACCTCGCCCTCGACGTGCATCACGTCGGCGCCGCCGCCGGGGATCATGCTGTTGCTCAGGCTGGCCTTGTCGCCGCCATGCATCGCCACGCGCAGCGGCATGCGAAAGTGCTCGGCAATGCCTTCGCGCTGCTTCGGGCTCGAAATGGAAAGCAGCCACATGACCAGGAAGAAGGCCATCATGGCCGTCATGAAGTCGGCATACGCGATCTTCCAGCCGCCGCCATGGTGGCCGCCGCCCCCGCCCTTGTGGACGTGCTTGATGATGATCTGGGGCTTGCCTTCGCTCATGGTCGCTCGCTTGTTCGCTCTTCTTTCAGCAGGGCGTCAGCGCGCCTTGACCTCGCGGACGTGGTCGTCCAGCTCGGTGAACGACGGGCGCTCGGTCGAGAACAGCACCTTGCGGCCGAACTCCACCGCCAGCTGCGGCGCATAGCCGTTCAGGCTGGCCAGCAGCGTGACCTTGGCGCACTGGTAGATCTTCATGCCCTCTTCCACCTTCTGTTCGATCAACGTGGCCAGCGGCGACACGAAGCCGTATGCCAGCAGCACGCCCAGGAAGGTGCCCACCATCGCGTGGGCAATGAGCGCACCCATCTCCGAAGGCGGCAGGTCGGCCGAGGCGAGCGCGTGCACCACGCCCATCACGGCGGCGACGATGCCCAGCGCCGGCAGCGCGTCGGCCACGCGCGAGAGGCTGTGGCCCGGCACTTCGGCCTCGTGGCGGATGGTCTCGATCTCGTGGTCCATGAGCGCCTCGATCTCGTGCGCGTCGGTGTTCCCGCTGATGACCAGGCGCAGGTAGTCGCACAGGAAGACGGTGATGCCTTCGTGCGCCATGATGTTCGGGTAGCGCTGGAAGATCTCGCTCGAGCCGGGGTCCTCGACGTCGGTCTCCAGCTTCATCATGCCCTCCTTGCGGGCCTTGGCGAGCAGCTCGTACAGCAGCGCCAGCAGGTCCATGTAGAGCTGGCGGTTGTGCTTGGAGGAGCGCAGCAGCAGCGGCAGCTCCTTGATGGTCGCCTTGATGGTCTTGCCGTTGTTGCCGGCAATGAAGGCACCCAGCGCGGAGCCGCCGATCATGAGCAACTCCACTGGCTGGAACAGGACGCCGAAGTGCCCGCCCATGAGGGCGTAGCCCCCGAACACGGCACCGATCACCACGAGATATCCAACCAGAACCAGCACGCGCTTCCCCTATCGCCCTCGGGCGTCAAACCAAAAACCCCGCGCCAGTCGGCGCGGGGCGCTTATCTAGACCGCGCCCCCGATGTCCAGCACCGGTCCCACGGAGATCAATCCGCCCCGCCGCACCTCGGCGACCTTGGGCTTGCGTGCCTTGCCCGCGCGCGAAGGCGGACGGCACAGAACACACACATAACCATTCTTGTTGTCGTGCGCATGCGCCACGAAGTGGCCGCCGCAGCGGCAGCAGGTGCTCAGCTGCAGCATGTCGCTGTCGAAGAAGCGCACCATCGTCTCGGCGCGGGTGAAGTCGAGCACCACCTCGCCGCCTTGCGAGCCGACTTGCTCGGTGTAGAGCCGATAGGCCTTGATGAGCGCGGGCAGCTCGCTCTCGTCCGCCTCGTCGAGCATGAAACGGTAGATGTTGTAGAACATCGACGAGTGAATGTTGGCCAGCCACGTCATGTACCAGTCGGTAGAGAACGGCAGCAGGCCCTTGGGCGGCGAGACACCCTTGAGTTCCTTGTACAGGCGGATCAAGCGTTCCCGGCTCAATGCGACGGCAGCCTCCAGGAACTGCAAGCGGGCACCGAGCCCGATCAGCTCGACCGCGAGCTGCACCTCTCTGACTTCGCCCAGGACGCTTTTGCGGGTCATGCGGCAGCCGCTCCAGGCTCGCGCATCTGCGATGGCGAAGCCCCTTGCGACTGCGCCTGTCGCGCGGCCATCAGGATCGACATGTGCGCCTGCTGCAGCGCGGGCTCCTTGCCCTCGCCGACCACCGCGAACATCGGGCGGTCGTCGAGCCGGAAGCTGCACAACAGGAAGTTGGATGCCGCCAGCTTGACGATCTGGCTGAGCGACATGTTCGCCAGCAAATCAGCAAGCTCGCGCCCCACTCCGAGGCGAAACATGGCCTCTGCCCGGTCTTGTTTGACCAGCTTCTGGGCAAGCAGCATATAGGCCAGATTAATCTCGCCGATTTCTTTCGAAATCACACCGTTTGCACTGAGATTGCAATTTTCCACGTCTATTTCCATTTCCGATTTCACGTCCACTTCGTGCTCCAATCAATCGTGTATACATTATATACACAAAGTTTTACACTTTGAAGTATCTGCTAAGAATCTCGGCAAAAAATGTAGGAAAAATCTGACAAGAGAGAAAGGTCTCTCCCTCGTACAGAGGGAGAATCCGCCTGGATGCGAGTGATTTTCAACCTTGAAACCACTTGTTACCGAAGGCCCTTTTCGTTAATAATTTATTCACCATGGAAATGGTATTGAAAAATACTATTACACATGTAACAGGTAAAATTACAGTTAATTATTTGAACGTTATATATCTTCATACGTTCGAATAGATTAGGTTTTCAATTGGTGTCCAGCATGTGACTCCCCTTGGCCTTCCAAGCCATAGATCCATGCCATCACTTCGGCAACCGCGCGGTACAGCTGCGGCGGGATCTGCTGGTCCAGGTTGACCTGCATCAGGAGCTTCACGAGGTCGGCGGACGCGTGCACATACAGCCCGTTCTCGCGCGCCTCTCGCATGATCGATTCGGCCACCAGGCCATAGCCCTTGGCCACGACGACGGGCGCCTTGGTCTTGTCCGCATACGACAGCGCGACCGCGCTGTTCCGGTTGTCCAGCGCGCTGTTCATGCATAGGCCTTCGCCGTGACCTGCAGCTGCTGCAGCTGCAGGCCGGCGGCCTCGAAGCGTTGGGTCAGCCGGCCGGTGTCGCCGCGCAGGCGTTCCATGGTGTCGGCCTGGCGAGCGGACAGGTGCGCCTGCACGTTGGCGCCGGTCAGGCTCAGGCGCAGGTCGACTTCGCCCAGGCGCGGCAGCACCAGCGACACGGTGGTCGACCAGCGGCGCGTGGCTTCGTCTTCCGCATCGGCGCCGCCGCGTGCGTCGGACTGCCGTTGTTCTTCCTCGATGGACCACGACATCGGCACGTCGGGCCAGGCCTGGCCGCTCCAGCGGAAATTGGCGCTGGCCAGCAGGTCGAGCTGCTGGTGCACGATCATCACGGCCTGCGGATGGATCACTTCGGCGCCGCTCGCGCCGCGCGAAGCGGGCGCGGCCACCGGGCTGTCGGACTGGCGCGCAGCCTCGGCCTGGCTCGCGCGATGCGCCTGCATGGCATCGGCGCTCACGGCTTCGGGCTGACGATAGGCTGCCTGCACGCGCGCGGCGTCGGTGGAAGGCGCCCCGTCGGCCACGCCGGAAGCGTCGCTCATACCAGACGGTGCGGAAGCATTTGGATCTGGCTTGGCATCAGGCGCCGCCGCCGTGGCGGGCGCATTCGGCACCACGCCCCCAGGCATGGACGCAGGCAGCTGTGCAGCCGCAGCAACCGATGTGGCCGGTGCGGCGACAGCCGTCGCAACCGCAGGCGCCATGTCGGGCAGGTCTGCCGGCACGGCCTGCGCCACGGCAACCGCAGCCGCCGGTCTCGCAGCCGCAAGCGGCACCGACCACTTCGCCTGCGGCTCCTGCGCCATCTGGGCCAATGTGCGGCCGCCCGCGGCGAACTCCGCCAGATGCGATTCATAGAAGAGCCCGCTGGCGGACACCGTCTGCGCCAGCGTGCCGGCCAGTGCCTGGGCACTCGCCGGCTGCCGGCCGGCCGACAACGGCGCGGCACCGCGCACCGGCCCCGGCTCCGCCTGCAGATCCGCCAGCACCGCACCGATCACGCGCGCCGCCAGCGACAACTGCGTCGCGGCCGAAGGCCCCGCCCCCGAAGAGGCATGCGCCGATCCGCCAGAGCCCGCGGCCGAAATCTGCCGGTCGAGCGCCGCGTTGGATGGCAGCCGAACGTCGTTCGCGACCTTGCCGACCGCAATGGCCGGGCCCGGAGCACCGATGGTGGTCTCGGGCTTGATGCCGAGCACGTCCAGTCGCGGCGTCAGCCGCGCGGCGAGCAACGCATCGACAAGTCCGGCAAGTGCACTCATGGTCGCGACGTTCTTTTCTCAGGCAGCCATCAGTGCGTCAGCCCGTAGGCCTTGCCCAGATTCTTCTGCTGGTTGAGATAACCCATGCGGCCGATGAGCTCGTCGAGCTGCGGCTTGATCAGGTTCGACACCTCGGTCTGTTCCACGCGGATGCGGTCGAGCAGATGCAGCACGCGCTCGACCTCCACCACGTCCAGCGTCGCGGTGGGCTCGATGATCTTGAGCCGGTCGACGATGGCCGAGCAGCGGGCCTCGAGGTCGGGCAGGCGACCCCAATCCTTGTCGCGTGCGAGCTCCAGCATCAAAGAGACGCTGGAGGCAAGCTCCTCGTAGCAATGAACGATCTCACTCCGGATTACCATCTTTTCCCTGTCTTTCCCTGTCTTCATTTGCTCTCGCGGATCAGCCGCGAACCCGGTCATCGATTTCCCGCCAGGCGGAAGCGACGTTCTCCAGCAGCCGGTCGGCCTCGTCCAGGGCCTGCACGTCGTTGTGCAGGTTGGCCCGGAACAGACGCTGCACGACATAGTCGTAAAGCGCCGACAGGTTGCTCACGAGTTCGGCACCGGCCTCGCCGGCTGCCTGTGCATCGAGTCCGGCCTTCAGGCCGTTGTCCACGATGCCGATGGCCTTCGAGATCGCTTTGCCCTTGGCTTCGATCTCGCCGGCCGCCATGTGATGCCTGGCCATGCCGATGGCGGTCTTGGCGCCATCGAAAAGCATGACGATGAGCTGGTGCGGCGACGCGCTCATCACGCTCGTTTCCACGCCGACGCGCGCATAGGCGCCGGCGCCGGTGCGCATGTTGTGGGACGTGTACATCTGTTGTTGCTCCGGACGGATCTGCGTCTTCTTGCGCGGCTTACTTGCTGCTGCTGCCCGACATCGCTTCGAACTGCTGCGTGAGGTAGTTCTTGGTGTTGTTCAGGTTGTTGATCAACACGTCGAGCTGGTTGAACTGCTTGCGGTAACGGTCGACGGTGGCGTCCACGCGCACTTGCATCGCGTCGTACTGGTCGTCGAGCTTCTTGATCGTCGAGGTCACGCCGTCGCTGGCCACCTTCAGGGCATTGGTGTTCAGGTCGGTCACGATCGCGTCGATCTGCTTGCCGTAGCCGCCCGTGCTGCCGGTGGCGCTCGAGAACAGGTTGGCCACGCCCTTCAGGTTGGCGGCCAGGGCCTTGTCGAGCTTGTCGGAGTCCACGGCCAGGGTGCCGTCCTTCTGGAAGGCCACGCCGATCTCGGTGAGCACCTTCATGTCGTTCGCACCACCGGCCTGCGGCGTGGTGAGCGCCTGGCGGATGCGCGTCTGCAGGTTGCGCAGCGTGCTGTCGCCCACCAGCGCGGCGGCGGTCTTGGTGTCGGCGTCGTATGCGGTCAGCGTCTTGGCGGTGCTCTGCAGGCTGTTGTAGGCCTTCACGAAATCGGTGATCGCCGTCTTCACGCCGGCCGAGTTCTCCTTCATCGCCAGGCCGGTCTTGCCGGTGCCCACCAGCGTCAGCGTGGTGCCCTGGATCGCGTCCTTCACGGTGTTGGTCGCGCTGACGACATCGATGCCGTTGACGTTGAGCTTGGCGTTCTGCGCCGCCGCCGTCTGCTTCAGGTTCTGGCTGCCGGCCGGGTCGTTGCTCAGCAGGCCCTGCAGCGCGGCGTCGCCGTCCACCGAAATGCGCATGCTCGACTTCTCGCCGGTCGCCGAAGAGGTCAGCACCAGGCGATTGGGCGTGCCGCTGCCGTCGTTCACGATCGCGGCCGTCACGCCCGCCTTGGCGCCGTTGATGGCGTCGCGAATGCCTTCCAGCGTGTTGTTGCTCGAATCGATGGTGATCGACTTGGCGGGCTGGCTCGAATCCGCGGTGAAGGTGGCGCCGGTGTACTGGCCGGTGGTGGCGTTGAGCGTGCCGCCCGAGATGGCGCCGAAGTCGATGGTGATCTTGCCGCTGCCGATGGCGGTCTTCGAATCGGCCTGGCCTGCGCTGACCAGGGTCTGCGCCTGTGCGAGCTGACCCACGTCGATGGTGTAGTTGCCGGCCGAGCTCACGTCGGTGGAAGAGGCGGAAAGAATGCCGCTGACCGTGGGCGTGCCGGTCACGCTCTGGAACAGCGTCGGGTCGCCCAGCTTCTTGGCGGCCGCCTGCAGCGTGCCGAGCGCGCTCTGGATCGTGCCGTAGGCCGACAGCTTGCTCGTGTAGCTCTTGGCCTTGGCCTGTAGCGCCACCAGAGGCTGGCTTTCGGCGGTCTGCAGCTGCGTGAGCAAGGTGGCAAGGTCTAGATTGGCGCCGACGCCAAGACTGCTGATGGTTGCCATGTGAGTTCTTTCCTGTCCTGTATGTGAGAGTGCTGCCGCTGGAGATGAAAACCGTGTGCCGCGGCCTCAGGCCGCGTGGTCCACCAGCAGGCCCTTGCCGTCGCTCATCAGCTTCGCGATGCGCACGACTTCTTCATTGGGAATCTGGCGGATGACCTCGCCGCTGGCGCGGTCCACCACCTTGATGATCACTTTGTCGGTGTCCTTGTCGACCTCGAACTTCAGGCCGACCTCGCGCAGCGCCAGCGCCTCGTTCACCTGGCGCACCGCCTGCTCGACCTGAACCGGCGTTGCGTCGTCCTTCGCGTCGTCCTTCAGTTCGGTTGCCGCACCGGCGGCCGCGTCGCGTGCACCGGACCCGCCGACGAGCAGCTGCGTCCACTGGTTTTCCTTCACGGGAGTCGCCGGCATCGGGTTCAACATCATTTCCACCTTGTTTTGCTGGGTTCGCTGTCCTCTGCGGCCTCGCCCGTCGGGGGCATGGCCGCAGAGGACAGCGCAGGCGCTCCCGGCTTGCTCCGGTTGCCTGCGCCCACCGGACCCCACCCTTTCGGGAGGGGCCCGGCATTTCCTTGCTACTGACTAGACCTTGTCGATCAACGCAGGAGCGACAGCACGCCTTGCGTGGTCTGGTTGGCTTGCGACAGCACCGAGGTACCTGCTTGTTGCAGGATCTGGGCGCGCGTCATGTTCGACACTTCAACTGCGTAGTCGGCGTCTTCGATGCGCGAACGCGACGAGGACAGGTTGGTCACCGTGGTGCCGAGGTTGGCGATCACCGAGTCGAAACGGTTCTGCACCGCGCCCAGCGAGCCGCGCAGCGTGTCGACCTTGGCCAGGGCTGCGTCCAGGGCAGCCAGCGGGTCCGTCGTCTTGGTGCCCTTGCTGGTCGTGTCCGTGGTCAGCTTGCCAGCCGAGTTGATGTATGCCGTGGCGCCGACTTGGGCCGCGTACTTGCCGGTACCGGTCGTCGAGGCAACGGTCACTTCGCCGTTGACTGCGTTGACTGCGTAGTCGGTGGTGTACGACGCGGTC
This region includes:
- a CDS encoding EscU/YscU/HrcU family type III secretion system export apparatus switch protein, whose translation is MNSALDNRNSAVALSYADKTKAPVVVAKGYGLVAESIMREARENGLYVHASADLVKLLMQVNLDQQIPPQLYRAVAEVMAWIYGLEGQGESHAGHQLKT
- a CDS encoding flagellar protein FlaG — protein: MPATPVKENQWTQLLVGGSGARDAAAGAATELKDDAKDDATPVQVEQAVRQVNEALALREVGLKFEVDKDTDKVIIKVVDRASGEVIRQIPNEEVVRIAKLMSDGKGLLVDHAA
- a CDS encoding flagellar hook-length control protein FliK; protein product: MSALAGLVDALLAARLTPRLDVLGIKPETTIGAPGPAIAVGKVANDVRLPSNAALDRQISAAGSGGSAHASSGAGPSAATQLSLAARVIGAVLADLQAEPGPVRGAAPLSAGRQPASAQALAGTLAQTVSASGLFYESHLAEFAAGGRTLAQMAQEPQAKWSVPLAAARPAAAVAVAQAVPADLPDMAPAVATAVAAPATSVAAAAQLPASMPGGVVPNAPATAAAPDAKPDPNASAPSGMSDASGVADGAPSTDAARVQAAYRQPEAVSADAMQAHRASQAEAARQSDSPVAAPASRGASGAEVIHPQAVMIVHQQLDLLASANFRWSGQAWPDVPMSWSIEEEQRQSDARGGADAEDEATRRWSTTVSLVLPRLGEVDLRLSLTGANVQAHLSARQADTMERLRGDTGRLTQRFEAAGLQLQQLQVTAKAYA
- the cheA gene encoding chemotaxis protein CheA, which gives rise to MDLSQFTQAFFVEAIELLAEMEQLLLDLDVEAPDSEQLNAIFRAAHSIKGGAATFGFTALTNTTHVLETLLDRARHGQLSLNGRMIDAFLETKDALQEQLTAYQAGQEPNPDMVAHICGVLQQLALESGDESLAAHAAATAAAAPVAAPAPAPVAAAAPAEAAVPAGDGVLRIRFARLSDSECDLLAGELSNLGKVLSRTRSNDQLTVLLETTCDPDDIVAVCCFVIDESQIDITREAAAAVVAPEPAAPAPAAEAPAKAPAVVAAAAPVAQAAPAAPAATAAPAAAAGTKESSSIRVDVEKVDQLINLVGELVITQSMLTQAATMLDPVAYERFLSGLGHLERNARDLQESVMSIRMMPMDYVFSRFPRVIRDVSAKLGKQVRLDTYGKETELDKGLIERIVDPLTHLVRNSLDHGIETPDVRLAKGKDATGQLLLSAQHHGGNIVIEVSDDGAGLNRERILAKALQQGLPVSETMPDEEVWQLIFAPGFSTAEQVTDISGRGVGMDVVKRNIQEMGGHVEIHSRGGQGTTTRIVLPLTLAILNGMSVKVGDEAYILPLSYVIESLQPLPEHLHSITADGHVIRVRGEYLPLIELHRVFDVAGAQTHPTQGILVIVQADDSRFALLVDELLGQHQVVVKNLETNYRKVPGISAATILGDGSVAFIIDVGAMPRIQRAQAASAAALAGAARRTDAIAL
- the fliS gene encoding flagellar export chaperone FliS, with product MYTSHNMRTGAGAYARVGVETSVMSASPHQLIVMLFDGAKTAIGMARHHMAAGEIEAKGKAISKAIGIVDNGLKAGLDAQAAGEAGAELVSNLSALYDYVVQRLFRANLHNDVQALDEADRLLENVASAWREIDDRVRG
- the motB gene encoding flagellar motor protein MotB; this translates as MSEGKPQIIIKHVHKGGGGGHHGGGWKIAYADFMTAMMAFFLVMWLLSISSPKQREGIAEHFRMPLRVAMHGGDKASLSNSMIPGGGADVMHVEGEVKQADAEEEADATRLAEMKKKLDELIEKSPVFQQFRSQILIDITTEGLRLQIVDTENRPMFELASARVVPHMRAILRELAPALNGLPNKLTLSGHTDAIVYNNDRSYGNWELSADRANASRRELVVGGLTEGKVLRVIGLADSMHLDRAEPRNPINRRISIILLNRRTQERIERENSSDGGSMRVGKLTPAGAAPKAAAALPAQTPAPVAVTAPVATEAPAATTE
- the fliD gene encoding flagellar filament capping protein FliD, translating into MATISSLGVGANLDLATLLTQLQTAESQPLVALQAKAKSYTSKLSAYGTIQSALGTLQAAAKKLGDPTLFQSVTGTPTVSGILSASSTDVSSAGNYTIDVGQLAQAQTLVSAGQADSKTAIGSGKITIDFGAISGGTLNATTGQYTGATFTADSSQPAKSITIDSSNNTLEGIRDAINGAKAGVTAAIVNDGSGTPNRLVLTSSATGEKSSMRISVDGDAALQGLLSNDPAGSQNLKQTAAAQNAKLNVNGIDVVSATNTVKDAIQGTTLTLVGTGKTGLAMKENSAGVKTAITDFVKAYNSLQSTAKTLTAYDADTKTAAALVGDSTLRNLQTRIRQALTTPQAGGANDMKVLTEIGVAFQKDGTLAVDSDKLDKALAANLKGVANLFSSATGSTGGYGKQIDAIVTDLNTNALKVASDGVTSTIKKLDDQYDAMQVRVDATVDRYRKQFNQLDVLINNLNNTKNYLTQQFEAMSGSSSK
- the flhD gene encoding flagellar transcriptional regulator FlhD, which gives rise to MDVKSEMEIDVENCNLSANGVISKEIGEINLAYMLLAQKLVKQDRAEAMFRLGVGRELADLLANMSLSQIVKLAASNFLLCSFRLDDRPMFAVVGEGKEPALQQAHMSILMAARQAQSQGASPSQMREPGAAAA
- a CDS encoding flagellar protein FliT; the protein is MLELARDKDWGRLPDLEARCSAIVDRLKIIEPTATLDVVEVERVLHLLDRIRVEQTEVSNLIKPQLDELIGRMGYLNQQKNLGKAYGLTH
- the motA gene encoding flagellar motor stator protein MotA; the protein is MLVLVGYLVVIGAVFGGYALMGGHFGVLFQPVELLMIGGSALGAFIAGNNGKTIKATIKELPLLLRSSKHNRQLYMDLLALLYELLAKARKEGMMKLETDVEDPGSSEIFQRYPNIMAHEGITVFLCDYLRLVISGNTDAHEIEALMDHEIETIRHEAEVPGHSLSRVADALPALGIVAAVMGVVHALASADLPPSEMGALIAHAMVGTFLGVLLAYGFVSPLATLIEQKVEEGMKIYQCAKVTLLASLNGYAPQLAVEFGRKVLFSTERPSFTELDDHVREVKAR
- the flhC gene encoding flagellar transcriptional regulator FlhC, coding for MTRKSVLGEVREVQLAVELIGLGARLQFLEAAVALSRERLIRLYKELKGVSPPKGLLPFSTDWYMTWLANIHSSMFYNIYRFMLDEADESELPALIKAYRLYTEQVGSQGGEVVLDFTRAETMVRFFDSDMLQLSTCCRCGGHFVAHAHDNKNGYVCVLCRPPSRAGKARKPKVAEVRRGGLISVGPVLDIGGAV